A genomic segment from Desulfonatronum lacustre DSM 10312 encodes:
- a CDS encoding type II toxin-antitoxin system RelE/ParE family toxin, with protein MEGRGSTALRPYGSRNTRPSRCGKGLRQSLLFVNMKKVRFYPDAEIEMTEAATYYEKQQPDLGKRFLTAVQDAVNRVVVNPRLYPVVELDVRRCLTKTFPFGVLFRERPDEIIVVAVMHLHRDPDYWKHR; from the coding sequence ATGGAAGGAAGAGGTTCGACGGCGTTGCGCCCGTATGGATCGCGAAACACTAGACCTTCGCGATGCGGAAAAGGTCTTCGCCAAAGCTTACTCTTCGTTAACATGAAAAAAGTCAGGTTCTACCCCGATGCGGAAATCGAGATGACCGAAGCGGCTACATATTACGAAAAGCAGCAACCCGATCTCGGCAAGCGATTCCTGACGGCCGTTCAGGACGCAGTCAACCGTGTCGTTGTCAATCCTCGCCTTTACCCCGTCGTGGAGCTTGATGTCCGCCGATGTCTCACCAAGACATTCCCCTTTGGCGTCCTTTTCCGGGAACGTCCCGATGAAATCATCGTCGTAGCGGTCATGCACCTCCACCGAGATCCCGATTACTGGAAGCATAGATAA
- a CDS encoding nucleotidyltransferase domain-containing protein, with product MKETQTIEEMLAERLRTIDPKMVVLFGSHAHGTPGQDSDFDVYVVTKDQFIPKNYQEKRQLVRKVSKPIQDIRQKISIDLLVHTEPMNKLFFTQNSSFAREIQNNGISLL from the coding sequence ATGAAAGAAACACAAACAATTGAAGAAATGCTTGCCGAAAGGCTTCGAACCATTGATCCCAAAATGGTTGTCCTTTTCGGAAGCCATGCCCATGGAACTCCCGGCCAGGACAGCGACTTTGATGTCTATGTCGTGACCAAGGACCAGTTTATTCCTAAAAATTACCAAGAAAAGAGACAATTAGTCAGAAAAGTTTCCAAGCCGATTCAGGATATTCGCCAAAAAATCAGCATTGACCTGCTGGTCCATACCGAGCCCATGAATAAACTTTTTTTCACGCAAAACAGCTCGTTTGCCAGAGAAATACAAAATAATGGGATTTCTTTATTATGA
- a CDS encoding ABC transporter ATP-binding protein, which produces MLVLKNVDVFYGRVHAIRRVSLHVNQGEIVALIGGNGAGKTTLLTTISGLLRAKGGSLAFEGREITRERPERIVVAGISQVPERRLVFKPMSVEDNLLLGAYHRYSLKNKAAIRKDIQGIYEMFPVLGQRKDQPAGNLSGGEQQMLAIGRALMAKPRMLLLDEPGMGLAPALSQMIFRHVAELRDAFGLTVLLVEQNAKSALKIADRGYVLETGRIILQGPSEELLLNRDVQRAYLGRDVEVQ; this is translated from the coding sequence ATGCTCGTTCTGAAAAACGTCGACGTCTTTTACGGCAGGGTGCATGCCATCCGGCGGGTTTCCCTGCATGTGAACCAGGGGGAGATCGTGGCCTTGATCGGTGGCAACGGGGCCGGGAAGACCACCTTGTTGACCACCATTTCCGGATTGCTCCGGGCCAAGGGGGGCAGTCTGGCCTTCGAGGGCCGGGAGATTACCCGGGAGCGTCCGGAACGGATCGTGGTCGCGGGAATTTCCCAGGTGCCGGAGCGGCGTCTGGTGTTCAAGCCCATGAGCGTGGAGGACAACCTGCTCCTGGGCGCGTACCACCGTTACAGCCTGAAGAACAAGGCCGCGATCCGCAAGGACATCCAGGGGATCTACGAGATGTTTCCGGTCCTGGGGCAACGCAAGGATCAGCCCGCCGGCAACCTTTCCGGCGGGGAGCAGCAGATGCTGGCCATTGGCCGGGCCCTGATGGCCAAGCCTCGGATGCTGCTTCTGGACGAGCCGGGCATGGGGTTGGCCCCGGCCCTGTCCCAGATGATTTTCCGCCATGTGGCCGAGTTGCGCGATGCCTTCGGTCTGACCGTGCTGTTGGTGGAACAGAACGCCAAGAGCGCCTTGAAGATCGCGGATCGGGGCTATGTGTTGGAAACCGGGCGGATCATCCTGCAGGGGCCGTCCGAGGAATTGCTGCTGAATCGGGACGTGCAACGCGCCTATCTGGGGCGGGATGTGGAGGTGCAATGA
- a CDS encoding type II toxin-antitoxin system VapC family toxin, protein MFLLDTNIVSELRKAKSGKADLRVLSWAASQPTHGLFISTITILEIEIGIQLVERRDTTQGKLLRSWLEQQVLPAFRQRILSVDLLVARHCAKLHVPNPKPDRDALIAATALAHNLTLVTRNTKDFQSTGAKLLNPWTA, encoded by the coding sequence ATGTTTCTCCTCGACACGAATATTGTCTCCGAACTGCGAAAAGCCAAGTCCGGCAAAGCGGACCTTCGCGTTCTTTCTTGGGCTGCAAGTCAACCAACTCATGGCTTGTTCATTTCCACAATTACCATTCTCGAAATTGAAATCGGCATCCAACTGGTCGAGCGCCGAGACACCACTCAAGGCAAGCTTTTGCGAAGCTGGCTTGAACAGCAAGTTCTTCCTGCTTTCAGGCAACGCATTCTCAGCGTTGACCTTCTTGTTGCGCGACATTGCGCAAAGCTACACGTCCCCAACCCCAAGCCTGATAGAGACGCATTAATCGCGGCGACTGCTCTTGCACATAACTTGACACTCGTTACTCGCAACACCAAAGATTTCCAGTCAACTGGCGCAAAGCTTCTCAACCCTTGGACAGCATAG
- a CDS encoding addiction module protein, translating to MATIAERVVTEAMALPPAQRAFVAEKLIESLDVPDTPPLSVTWKEEVRRRCARMDRETLDLRDAEKVFAKAYSSLT from the coding sequence ATGGCTACCATCGCCGAAAGAGTCGTAACCGAAGCAATGGCCCTCCCCCCGGCACAACGTGCCTTTGTGGCCGAGAAACTGATCGAGAGTCTTGATGTGCCCGACACTCCACCTTTGTCCGTCACATGGAAGGAAGAGGTTCGACGGCGTTGCGCCCGTATGGATCGCGAAACACTAGACCTTCGCGATGCGGAAAAGGTCTTCGCCAAAGCTTACTCTTCGTTAACATGA
- a CDS encoding addiction module protein — protein MMNLDIAKMTVPERIQAMEQLWDSLSPQESEIESPQWHWDILDERVRKIENGTAEFITLDELASLKK, from the coding sequence ATGATGAATTTGGATATCGCTAAAATGACCGTTCCGGAGAGAATCCAGGCCATGGAACAACTTTGGGATTCTTTGTCACCTCAGGAGAGCGAGATCGAATCACCGCAATGGCATTGGGATATTCTCGACGAAAGAGTGCGGAAAATTGAAAACGGTACCGCCGAGTTTATTACCCTTGACGAGCTTGCAAGCCTCAAAAAATGA
- the hypE gene encoding hydrogenase expression/formation protein HypE has product MTTPRLLLDTGSGGKASHRLIKDVFLKHFSNDVLDRLDDAALIQATGPLAISTDSFTVTPLIFPGGDIGSLAVNGTVNDVAMLGARPLYLSCAFILEEGLELDVLEQIVRSTAQAANRAGVKIVTGDTKVVPKGAVDRMFINTTGIGEILVQPCPQGHRAAPGDAILVSGTMGDHGLTILATREGLSFEAPIESDCAGLNHLIAKLLAAIPDIHVLRDPTRGGLATTLNEIAGQSGVQCLIREEAVPVNPVVAAGCSFLGLDPLYLANEGKLICILPAQYAEQALEIMRRDEFGANAAHIGDIQPDHPGRVVLQTPLGGRRLLDMLEGEQLPRIC; this is encoded by the coding sequence ATGACCACACCACGACTTCTCCTCGACACTGGCAGCGGCGGCAAGGCTTCGCATCGTTTGATCAAGGACGTGTTTTTGAAGCATTTCAGCAACGACGTCCTGGACCGCCTGGACGACGCGGCCTTGATTCAGGCCACGGGCCCCCTGGCCATAAGCACGGACAGCTTCACCGTGACCCCGCTGATCTTTCCCGGCGGGGACATCGGCTCACTGGCCGTGAACGGCACGGTCAACGACGTGGCCATGCTCGGGGCGCGACCGCTCTATTTGAGTTGCGCGTTTATTCTGGAGGAAGGGTTGGAATTGGACGTGCTGGAGCAGATCGTCCGGTCCACGGCCCAGGCTGCGAACCGGGCCGGGGTGAAGATCGTTACCGGCGATACCAAGGTGGTGCCCAAGGGCGCGGTGGACAGGATGTTCATCAACACCACGGGGATCGGTGAAATCCTGGTGCAGCCCTGCCCCCAGGGCCACCGGGCCGCTCCCGGTGACGCGATTCTGGTCAGCGGAACCATGGGCGACCACGGTCTGACCATCCTGGCTACCCGGGAAGGCTTGAGCTTCGAGGCCCCGATTGAGAGCGACTGCGCCGGGTTGAACCACCTCATCGCCAAGCTGCTGGCCGCCATCCCGGATATCCACGTCCTGCGCGACCCCACCCGGGGCGGTCTGGCCACCACGCTCAACGAAATCGCCGGGCAGTCCGGGGTGCAATGCCTGATCCGCGAGGAGGCCGTGCCCGTGAATCCCGTGGTGGCCGCGGGCTGCTCCTTCCTCGGCCTGGACCCACTCTACCTGGCCAACGAGGGCAAACTGATCTGCATCCTCCCGGCCCAATACGCCGAACAGGCCCTGGAGATCATGCGCCGGGACGAGTTCGGCGCCAACGCCGCCCACATCGGCGACATCCAGCCCGACCACCCTGGCCGGGTGGTCCTGCAAACCCCGCTGGGCGGGCGCCGCCTGCTGGACATGCTCGAAGGTGAGCAGCTTCCGCGTATCTGTTAG
- a CDS encoding ABC transporter ATP-binding protein, protein MPGSNGAERISAGDVILNCREVHVRFGGVMALTDVDFQVREGTITALIGPNGAGKTTLLNVVSGMVPCSEGAVKLLGRDMTRSPAWERAKAGAVRTFQNLEVFTTMNVLENVMTGAHRVVRYGALSALFKTPGFFQGERRCRELAEEKLAFVGLEDDWTLPAGELPYGRQRLLELARALAAQPRILLLDEPAAGLNTTETRALAELIRRIRDELGITVAIVEHDMDLIMGVSDAITVLHFGRVIASGTPAEIQKNPEVVAAYLGEEAE, encoded by the coding sequence ATGCCCGGTAGCAATGGAGCTGAGCGGATCTCCGCGGGCGACGTGATTCTGAACTGCCGGGAAGTCCATGTCCGTTTCGGCGGGGTGATGGCCTTGACCGACGTGGATTTTCAGGTCCGCGAAGGAACCATCACCGCCTTGATCGGTCCCAACGGCGCGGGCAAGACGACGTTGCTGAACGTGGTCAGCGGGATGGTCCCTTGCTCGGAAGGCGCGGTAAAACTCCTGGGCCGGGACATGACCCGAAGCCCGGCCTGGGAACGGGCCAAGGCCGGAGCGGTGCGCACCTTCCAGAACCTGGAAGTCTTCACCACCATGAACGTTCTGGAAAACGTGATGACCGGAGCGCATCGGGTGGTCCGCTACGGAGCGCTCAGCGCCCTGTTCAAGACCCCCGGCTTTTTTCAGGGTGAGCGTCGGTGCCGGGAATTGGCCGAGGAAAAACTGGCCTTCGTCGGCCTGGAGGACGACTGGACTCTGCCCGCCGGGGAATTGCCCTATGGTCGACAGCGCCTCCTGGAACTGGCCCGAGCCCTGGCCGCCCAGCCGCGCATCCTGCTCCTGGACGAACCCGCAGCCGGCCTGAACACCACCGAAACCCGCGCCCTGGCCGAACTGATTCGCCGTATCCGCGACGAACTGGGTATCACCGTGGCCATCGTGGAGCACGACATGGACCTGATCATGGGCGTCAGCGACGCCATCACCGTCCTCCACTTCGGCCGGGTCATCGCCTCCGGCACCCCGGCGGAGATCCAGAAGAATCCGGAAGTTGTCGCGGCGTATCTGGGCGAGGAGGCGGAGTGA
- a CDS encoding toll/interleukin-1 receptor domain-containing protein — MNHEIEKPKLFISHATSDGEFANAVKAEIEKVFAKGVSVFCTSSPGSIAVGTDWLTDIEQKLNKAQAVIAIVTPVSIERPWLWFELGATWSNGRSGDCHIYPLCVSEIDLNTLPPPLNRLQALSLGRAADLKMLFEALIDQFGFGKISSFRSSNITSRIPKYAKVEVKDVDLNERTLYSGKYSGYSNEELMEIIDTQLFHPDYDQERKYGSIDTGREELVQQGKLLHFREIDRKLELPSGTTRQLVVAVAERYSLRPLIFTDNVVRFEHNEDESQQCATRETTRKVLRGAL, encoded by the coding sequence ATGAATCACGAAATAGAAAAACCGAAGTTATTTATCAGTCACGCTACCAGTGACGGCGAATTTGCTAATGCTGTAAAAGCTGAGATTGAAAAGGTTTTTGCAAAAGGCGTAAGTGTATTTTGCACGAGCTCGCCAGGATCGATAGCCGTGGGCACCGACTGGCTTACAGATATCGAACAAAAGCTCAATAAAGCTCAGGCTGTAATTGCTATTGTGACTCCAGTTTCGATAGAAAGGCCATGGCTATGGTTTGAACTTGGTGCAACATGGTCCAATGGTCGCTCAGGCGACTGCCATATTTATCCACTATGTGTGTCTGAAATTGACTTAAATACACTTCCACCTCCATTGAACCGCCTTCAAGCCCTGTCTCTTGGCCGTGCTGCAGACCTAAAAATGTTGTTTGAGGCACTAATCGATCAGTTTGGATTTGGAAAAATCTCGTCATTTAGGTCATCAAACATAACCTCACGAATCCCAAAGTATGCGAAGGTTGAGGTAAAGGACGTTGACCTAAATGAAAGAACACTGTATTCAGGTAAATATTCTGGTTACAGTAATGAAGAGTTGATGGAGATAATTGACACTCAATTATTCCATCCAGACTACGATCAAGAGCGTAAGTATGGGTCTATCGATACTGGACGAGAGGAGCTTGTTCAGCAGGGAAAATTGCTGCACTTCCGCGAGATTGACAGGAAGTTGGAGTTGCCATCTGGAACGACTAGACAGCTCGTGGTTGCTGTAGCCGAAAGGTATAGTTTGCGCCCTTTGATCTTTACAGATAACGTGGTCCGGTTTGAGCACAACGAAGACGAATCCCAACAGTGTGCTACTAGGGAAACAACGAGAAAGGTGTTACGCGGAGCTTTGTGA
- a CDS encoding phenylacetate--CoA ligase family protein: MMFEPELESMGREELEQLQLERLQSTLTRVSRNVPFYRKKFEELGLDPYDFTSLDDVRQLPLTTRQDLRDNAPYGLFAVPLREVVRLQTSSGFSGGTTVFGYTLSDIRKWSRLTARVLASGGANKEDVVHVAHTYGLSTMAFGMHYGAETLGATVVPVSSGNARRQVGIILDYRATALACIPSYALFLADVMDEMGVNRNALPLRWGLFSGEVWSEATRQAIQERLNITATDNYGVSEVMGPGVAGECLERRGMHIQEDHFLAEIIDPQTLHPVPAGQVGELVLTTLTKEALPMIRFRTGDLTRLIPDPCSCGRTFTRMERIQGRSDDMLIIQGINVYPERIMAILAETHHVQPNHLIVVDRHGGLDKVMLLVEADMVEPDQIKTQQRFIELTRQQLAMELGLVFEVKLVERQTIAELETGKGRVVDRRRP, encoded by the coding sequence ATGATGTTTGAGCCGGAACTGGAGAGCATGGGGCGGGAGGAACTGGAGCAGCTTCAGCTGGAACGGTTGCAGTCCACGTTGACCAGGGTTTCGCGCAACGTGCCGTTCTACCGTAAGAAGTTCGAGGAACTGGGGCTGGACCCCTACGACTTTACCTCCCTGGACGATGTCCGCCAGCTGCCGCTGACCACCCGCCAGGACCTGCGGGACAACGCTCCTTACGGCCTTTTCGCCGTGCCCTTGCGCGAGGTCGTGCGCTTGCAGACGTCCTCCGGCTTTTCCGGAGGGACCACGGTTTTCGGTTACACCCTGAGCGACATCCGGAAGTGGTCGCGGCTCACGGCCCGGGTCCTGGCCTCCGGCGGGGCGAACAAGGAAGACGTGGTCCATGTGGCCCATACCTACGGCTTGTCTACCATGGCCTTTGGCATGCATTACGGCGCGGAGACCCTGGGGGCCACCGTGGTTCCGGTCTCCAGCGGCAACGCCCGCAGGCAGGTGGGGATCATCCTGGACTACCGGGCCACGGCTCTGGCCTGCATCCCCAGTTACGCCCTGTTTCTGGCCGATGTGATGGACGAGATGGGCGTGAACCGCAACGCCCTGCCCCTGCGTTGGGGCTTGTTCAGCGGGGAGGTCTGGTCCGAGGCCACGCGGCAAGCCATCCAGGAGCGGCTGAACATCACGGCCACGGACAACTACGGGGTCAGCGAGGTCATGGGGCCGGGCGTGGCCGGAGAATGTCTGGAGCGGCGGGGTATGCACATCCAGGAGGATCATTTCCTGGCCGAGATCATCGACCCGCAAACCCTCCACCCGGTCCCGGCGGGGCAGGTGGGCGAGCTGGTGTTGACCACCTTGACCAAGGAAGCCCTGCCCATGATCCGCTTCCGCACCGGAGACCTGACCCGGCTGATCCCGGATCCCTGCTCCTGCGGGCGAACCTTCACGCGCATGGAGCGCATCCAAGGCCGCAGCGACGACATGCTGATCATCCAGGGGATCAACGTCTATCCGGAACGGATCATGGCCATCCTGGCCGAAACCCACCATGTCCAGCCGAACCATCTGATCGTGGTGGACCGCCATGGCGGACTGGACAAGGTCATGCTTCTGGTGGAGGCGGACATGGTCGAGCCGGACCAGATCAAGACCCAGCAGCGTTTCATCGAGCTGACCCGGCAGCAGCTGGCCATGGAATTGGGGCTGGTCTTCGAAGTAAAGCTGGTGGAACGCCAAACCATCGCCGAACTGGAAACCGGCAAGGGGCGGGTGGTGGATCGGCGGCGACCGTAG